From one Lycium barbarum isolate Lr01 chromosome 6, ASM1917538v2, whole genome shotgun sequence genomic stretch:
- the LOC132643973 gene encoding uncharacterized protein LOC132643973, with the protein MTDTAANYAQLYLKEIVRLHGILISIISDIELLGNKLVHEVIEKVNIIVQRLKTAYSRHKSYTNTRHRELEFAVCDKVFLKVSPMKGVMQFESKGKISPCFIRPYEIVRRNGKVAYELNLPSEISILHHVFHIWILRLYKLDPLHILTHEEIKVNEGFSYDEEHVLILDRQVSRLRTNDVDSVKVLWQNDNTKEVTWEAKEDMKKNYPHLLPISAYGSPCEDPIVIVGLLSGFYSWDSP; encoded by the exons ATGACTGATACGGCAGCAAATTATGCACagttatatttgaaggagatagtcagattgcatgggatttTGATATCCATCATATCTGACATAG AGTTATTGGGTAATAAATTGGTTCATGAAGTGATTGAGAAGGTGAATATCATTGTGCAACGCCTTAAGACAGCTTACAGTCGACATAAGTCTTATACAAACACGAGGCATCGTGAGCTAGAATTTGCTGTTTGTGacaaggtattcttgaaagtgtcgccaatgaagggtgtgatgCAGTTTGAGAGTAAGGGAAAAATTAGTCCTTGTTTTATTAGACCTTATGAAATTGTGAGAAGAAATGGGAAAGTGGCTTACGAGTTGAACTTACCGTCGGAGATATCTATATTGCATCATGTGTTTCACATTTGGATATTGAGGTTGTATAAACTTGATCCTTTGCATATCTTAACTCATGAAGAGATTAAAGTCAACGAGGGGTTTTCTTATGATGAAGAACATGTGCTAATCTTAGATCGTCAAGTTAGTAGGTTGAGAACTAATGATGTAGATtctgttaaagtcttgtggcaaaATGATAATACcaaggaagtgacttgggaagcgaaggaggacatgaagaagaattACCCTCATTTATTACCTATCTCAG CTTATGGGAGTCCCTGTGAAGACCCCATTGTTATTGTCGGGTTGTTATCTGGTTTTTATTCATGGGATAGCCCAtaa